Proteins encoded within one genomic window of Acidovorax sp. 107:
- the uraD gene encoding 2-oxo-4-hydroxy-4-carboxy-5-ureidoimidazoline decarboxylase, with product MAWTLDQLNAVTPAQALEALDGVYEHSPWIAEQALTQRPFRSLAHLKHALAHAVRTASTEAQLGLIRAHPELAGKAMVAKSLTTESTNEQSKAGLTQCTPEEFARIQQLNADYNARFGFPFILAVRGPRGAGLNKQQIIDTFARRLDNHPEFEVAEALRNIHRIAEIRLNDKFAAEPALGNDVWDWHEKLAEHSDPGFAEKGQLTVTYLTVTYLTDAHRACAQRISHWMRDCGFDEVEVDAVGNVVGRYRAATPGAKYLMTGSHYDTVRNGGKYDGRLGIFVPMACVRALHQAGKRLPFGIEVIAFAEEEGQRYKATFLGSGALIGHFNPAWLDQKDADGVTMRAAMQHAGLCIDDIAKLQRDPAQYLGFIEVHIEQGPVLNELDLPLGVVTSINGGVRFVGEMIGTASHAGTTPMDRRRDAAVAVAELALYIEQRAAQDGDSVGTIGLLNVPGGSINVVPGRCQFSMDLRAPTDPQRDALVRDVLDHLGQIAARRGLRYTLEESMRAAAAPSAPALQHHWERAVDHLGVPVFRMPSGAGHDAMKLHEIMPQAMLFVRGENSGISHNPLESTTNNDMQLAVDAFTQVLHQLAEEQQP from the coding sequence ATGGCATGGACCCTTGACCAACTGAACGCTGTCACGCCCGCGCAGGCCCTGGAGGCGCTGGACGGCGTGTACGAGCATTCCCCCTGGATTGCCGAACAGGCACTCACGCAGCGGCCGTTCCGCTCGCTGGCACACCTCAAACATGCCCTGGCCCACGCGGTGCGCACCGCCAGCACCGAGGCGCAGCTGGGCCTGATCCGCGCCCACCCCGAGCTGGCGGGCAAGGCCATGGTGGCGAAAAGCCTCACCACTGAATCGACCAATGAGCAGTCCAAGGCGGGACTGACCCAGTGCACGCCCGAAGAATTTGCGCGCATCCAGCAGCTCAATGCGGACTACAACGCACGCTTTGGCTTCCCCTTCATTCTGGCCGTGCGCGGGCCGCGCGGCGCGGGGCTGAACAAGCAGCAGATCATCGATACCTTTGCGCGGCGGCTCGACAACCACCCCGAGTTCGAGGTGGCAGAGGCCTTGCGCAACATCCACCGCATCGCCGAGATCCGGCTGAACGACAAGTTCGCCGCCGAACCTGCGCTGGGCAATGACGTGTGGGACTGGCATGAAAAGCTGGCCGAACACTCCGACCCCGGCTTTGCCGAAAAGGGTCAGCTCACCGTCACCTACCTCACCGTCACCTACCTCACCGACGCCCACCGCGCCTGCGCCCAGCGCATCAGTCACTGGATGCGCGACTGTGGCTTTGACGAGGTCGAGGTGGACGCCGTGGGCAACGTGGTAGGGCGGTATCGCGCCGCCACACCCGGTGCAAAGTACCTCATGACCGGCTCGCACTACGACACCGTGCGCAATGGCGGCAAGTACGACGGGCGCCTGGGCATTTTTGTGCCCATGGCTTGCGTGCGTGCACTGCACCAAGCGGGCAAGCGCCTGCCGTTTGGCATCGAGGTGATTGCCTTTGCCGAAGAGGAAGGCCAGCGCTACAAGGCCACCTTCCTGGGTTCGGGCGCGCTCATTGGGCACTTCAACCCTGCCTGGCTGGACCAGAAGGATGCGGACGGCGTGACCATGCGCGCGGCCATGCAGCACGCGGGGCTGTGCATCGACGACATTGCCAAGCTGCAACGCGACCCGGCCCAGTACCTGGGCTTCATTGAAGTCCACATAGAACAGGGCCCGGTGCTCAACGAGCTGGACCTGCCGTTGGGCGTGGTCACCTCCATCAACGGTGGCGTGCGCTTTGTGGGTGAAATGATCGGCACCGCGAGCCACGCAGGCACCACCCCCATGGACCGCCGCCGTGATGCGGCCGTGGCCGTGGCAGAACTGGCACTGTACATCGAGCAGCGCGCCGCCCAGGACGGAGACTCGGTGGGCACGATCGGCCTGCTCAACGTGCCCGGCGGCTCCATTAATGTGGTGCCGGGCCGCTGCCAGTTCAGCATGGACCTGCGTGCGCCCACCGACCCGCAACGCGACGCACTGGTGCGCGATGTGCTGGACCACCTGGGCCAGATCGCCGCACGGCGCGGCCTGCGCTACACGCTGGAAGAATCCATGCGCGCCGCCGCAGCCCCCAGCGCCCCAGCCTTGCAGCACCATTGGGAGCGCGCGGTGGACCACCTGGGCGTGCCCGTGTTCCGCATGCCCAGTGGCGCAGGCCACGATGCGATGAAGCTGCACGAAATCATGCCCCAGGCCATGCTGTTCGTGCGCGGAGAAAACTCCGGCATCAGCCACAACCCGCTCGAATCCACCACCAACAACGACATGCAACTGGCTGTGGACGCCTTCACCCAGGTGCTGCACCAGCTTGCCGAGGAACAACAACCATGA
- a CDS encoding urate hydroxylase PuuD: MESYFLDWANLLLRWVHVITAIAWIGSSFYFVFLDSSLTPPEDEDLKKQGVSGELWAVHGGGFYHPVKFAVSPPQLPKHLHWFFWESYSTWISGFALFTVSYLYSASTYLIDKSRMDWAPATAIVVALGFFVVFWLLYDAICRIFGQRKNGDAIVGALVLVLVCVASWLACHWFAGRAAFLLVGAMIATSMSANVFFWIIPGQRTVISQIKAGQPVDPIHGKRGKQRSVHNTYFTLPVLFAMLSNHYSFTWSHPQNWLVLILMMFAGAAIRQFFVMRHGYKLGRNGNPLPYALVGVAVIVCVIAWMRPAPVAAPVANAPVSGAASADKTGASGQNDFKAVQAVLEQRCYMCHGEQMQMKNLRLDSPDSVKQHAQAIYQQAVVQKLMPMNNATGITDAERALIGKWFEAGAPTGP, encoded by the coding sequence ATGGAAAGCTACTTTCTCGACTGGGCCAACCTGCTTTTGCGCTGGGTCCATGTCATTACGGCCATCGCCTGGATCGGCTCGTCGTTCTATTTCGTTTTTCTGGACAGCAGCCTCACGCCGCCCGAGGACGAAGACCTCAAGAAACAAGGCGTGAGCGGCGAGCTCTGGGCCGTGCACGGCGGCGGGTTCTACCACCCGGTCAAGTTTGCGGTGTCGCCGCCGCAGTTGCCGAAACACCTGCACTGGTTCTTCTGGGAGAGCTACAGCACCTGGATCAGCGGGTTTGCGCTGTTCACCGTGTCCTACCTCTACAGCGCCAGCACCTACCTCATCGACAAGTCGCGCATGGACTGGGCACCCGCCACGGCCATCGTGGTGGCGCTGGGCTTCTTTGTGGTGTTCTGGCTGCTGTACGACGCCATCTGCCGCATCTTCGGCCAGCGCAAGAACGGCGACGCGATTGTCGGTGCGCTGGTCCTGGTGCTGGTGTGCGTGGCCTCGTGGCTGGCCTGCCACTGGTTTGCGGGCCGCGCAGCCTTCCTGCTGGTGGGGGCGATGATCGCCACATCCATGAGCGCCAACGTGTTCTTCTGGATCATCCCCGGCCAGCGCACTGTCATCAGCCAGATCAAGGCCGGCCAGCCGGTAGACCCGATCCACGGCAAACGCGGCAAGCAGCGCAGCGTGCACAACACCTATTTCACGCTGCCCGTGTTGTTTGCCATGCTGAGCAACCACTACAGCTTCACCTGGAGCCACCCGCAAAACTGGCTGGTGCTGATCCTGATGATGTTTGCGGGCGCGGCCATCCGCCAGTTCTTTGTGATGCGCCACGGCTACAAGCTGGGCCGCAATGGCAACCCGCTGCCCTATGCCCTGGTGGGCGTGGCCGTGATCGTGTGCGTCATCGCCTGGATGCGCCCTGCGCCGGTGGCCGCGCCCGTGGCGAATGCTCCTGTTTCAGGAGCTGCCAGCGCAGATAAAACGGGCGCTAGCGGCCAAAATGACTTCAAGGCCGTGCAAGCGGTGCTGGAGCAGCGCTGCTACATGTGCCACGGCGAGCAGATGCAAATGAAGAACCTGCGGCTTGATTCGCCCGACAGCGTGAAGCAACACGCCCAGGCCATCTACCAGCAGGCCGTGGTGCAAAAGCTCATGCCCATGAACAATGCGACGGGCATCACCGATGCGGAGCGTGCGCTGATTGGGAAGTGGTTTGAGGCGGGGGCGCCTACGGGGCCTTGA
- the uraH gene encoding hydroxyisourate hydrolase, with translation MGLSTHVLDTMNGCPAAGMEVALYSTDGDNATLIKRLVLNHDGRTDAPLFDNASLRTGTYRLRFDVAGYFKARGTQLPEPNFLNQVSLDFGIAHADQHYHVPLLVSPWSYSTYRGS, from the coding sequence ATGGGATTGAGCACCCACGTTCTGGACACCATGAACGGCTGCCCTGCGGCCGGCATGGAAGTGGCCCTGTATTCCACCGACGGCGACAACGCCACCCTCATCAAGCGCCTGGTGCTGAACCACGACGGCCGCACCGATGCACCGCTGTTCGACAACGCCAGCCTGCGCACCGGCACGTACCGGTTGCGCTTTGATGTGGCGGGCTATTTCAAGGCCCGGGGCACGCAGCTGCCCGAGCCCAATTTTCTGAACCAGGTGAGTCTGGACTTTGGCATTGCGCATGCCGACCAGCACTACCACGTGCCGCTGCTGGTCAGCCCCTGGAGCTATTCGACCTACCGCGGCTCGTAG
- the xdhC gene encoding xanthine dehydrogenase accessory protein XdhC, which yields MLLDGLGAAPACLVTVESTQGSVPREPGAWMAVFADQLVGTIGGGHLELQAIAEARRRLAGGLVTAPGPMRFALGPALGQCCGGVVHLGFELLTAQDAPGLAQRLTPLLHPVALFGGGHVGHALARVLAPLPFALTWIDSRDGIFPPDPPEGVACEHSEPVQLAVPRLAPGSRVLIMSFSHAEDLDVVAACLRRQREQGDLPFIGLIGSQTKWATFSNRLHGRGFAPEELAQVTCPIGIPGIGGKEPEVIAVAVAAQLLQTLQPTPKAGE from the coding sequence ATGCTGCTGGACGGCCTGGGGGCCGCGCCAGCCTGCCTCGTGACCGTGGAGTCTACCCAAGGGTCCGTGCCCCGGGAGCCCGGCGCCTGGATGGCCGTGTTCGCCGACCAGCTGGTGGGCACCATCGGCGGCGGGCATCTGGAGCTGCAGGCGATTGCCGAAGCACGCCGCCGCCTGGCGGGTGGGCTGGTCACGGCGCCGGGGCCGATGCGGTTTGCGCTGGGCCCGGCGCTGGGCCAGTGCTGTGGCGGGGTGGTGCACCTGGGGTTTGAGTTGCTCACGGCGCAAGACGCGCCAGGTCTGGCCCAGCGCCTCACGCCCCTCCTGCACCCGGTGGCGCTGTTTGGCGGCGGGCATGTGGGCCATGCGCTGGCTCGCGTGCTGGCGCCACTGCCCTTTGCGCTGACCTGGATTGACAGCCGGGACGGCATTTTCCCGCCCGATCCGCCCGAGGGTGTGGCCTGCGAACACTCCGAGCCGGTGCAACTCGCCGTGCCCCGCCTGGCGCCCGGTAGCCGCGTGCTGATCATGAGCTTCAGCCACGCCGAGGACCTGGACGTGGTGGCCGCCTGCCTGCGCCGCCAGCGCGAGCAGGGCGACCTGCCTTTCATCGGGCTGATTGGCAGCCAAACCAAGTGGGCCACCTTCAGCAACCGCCTGCATGGGCGCGGGTTCGCGCCCGAGGAGCTGGCGCAGGTGACCTGCCCCATCGGCATTCCCGGCATTGGCGGCAAGGAGCCTGAGGTGATTGCCGTGGCCGTGGCAGCGCAGTTGCTGCAGACGCTGCAGCCAACTCCAAAGGCTGGGGAATGA
- a CDS encoding DUF4288 domain-containing protein: protein MTHDKNLSPVGWYVVSYLLRFVELEDDRKDDDEARFLSWENTILVRAPNLEEAYEKGMTVARKNAKPYKGGTQGVPVQWKLVGITDVLPIYEELEDGAEISWTERAPRKLKNLKQMVRPKGSFRQ, encoded by the coding sequence ATGACACACGACAAAAATCTTTCCCCAGTGGGCTGGTACGTGGTCTCGTATCTGCTGCGCTTCGTTGAGTTGGAAGACGACAGAAAGGACGACGATGAAGCTCGATTCCTGTCGTGGGAAAACACAATCCTTGTACGTGCACCGAACCTTGAAGAGGCCTATGAAAAGGGCATGACGGTAGCTCGCAAGAATGCGAAACCATACAAGGGCGGAACTCAAGGAGTACCTGTGCAATGGAAGTTGGTAGGTATCACCGATGTCCTTCCAATCTACGAAGAATTGGAAGATGGGGCAGAAATTTCATGGACTGAGCGCGCGCCTCGAAAGCTCAAGAATCTCAAACAGATGGTGAGACCGAAGGGCTCGTTTCGGCAGTAG
- a CDS encoding GntR family transcriptional regulator has protein sequence MESSSTSAIVEALTRAIVEHRLQPGTKLAEQKLADHFGVSRTLVRQALFQLAQNRLVTLEPARGAFVATPSVEEARQVFAVRRMLETEMTRAFVRSVTPAKLKALRAHVASEKAAMGTHDASTRTELLGDFHVRMAELMGNEVLAQMLGDLISRCALITLMYQSASAAEHSHEEHADIVAALAARDEERAVALMQSHLEHVEASLTFDRKRPASDLAAALAS, from the coding sequence ATGGAATCTTCCTCCACCAGCGCCATCGTCGAAGCGCTGACCCGCGCCATCGTAGAACACCGCCTGCAACCCGGCACCAAGCTGGCCGAGCAAAAGCTGGCCGACCACTTTGGCGTGTCGCGCACGCTGGTGCGCCAGGCACTGTTTCAGCTGGCGCAAAACCGGCTGGTCACGCTGGAGCCCGCACGGGGCGCGTTTGTGGCGACACCCTCGGTCGAGGAGGCGCGCCAGGTGTTTGCCGTGCGCCGCATGCTGGAGACGGAGATGACCCGCGCATTTGTGCGCAGCGTGACGCCCGCCAAGCTCAAGGCACTGCGCGCCCACGTGGCCAGCGAGAAGGCCGCCATGGGCACGCACGACGCCAGCACCCGCACGGAGTTGCTGGGCGACTTCCATGTGCGCATGGCTGAGCTGATGGGCAACGAGGTGCTGGCGCAGATGCTGGGTGACCTGATTTCGCGCTGCGCCCTCATCACGCTCATGTACCAGTCCGCCAGCGCAGCCGAGCACTCGCACGAGGAGCATGCCGACATCGTGGCCGCCCTGGCCGCGCGCGACGAGGAGCGCGCAGTGGCCCTGATGCAAAGTCACCTCGAACATGTCGAAGCCAGCCTGACCTTTGACCGCAAGCGCCCGGCCAGTGACCTGGCCGCCGCCCTGGCCTCTTGA
- the puuE gene encoding allantoinase PuuE — MIYDTTQAYPRDLIGYGKTPPHAQWPGGARIAVQFVLNYEEGGENAVLHGDAGSEQFLSEMFNPASYPERHMSMEGIYEYGSRAGVWRILREFEKRQLPLTVFGVSTALQRHPDLTAAFVELGHEIACHGLKWIHYQHVPEEVERAHMQEAMDIIQRMTGARGSSQDHVHGLGWYTGRDSPNTHRLVADYGGFEYDSDYYGDDLPFWMKVRKTDGSVVPQLIVPYTLDCNDMRFALPQGYSHADPFFQYLKDTFDALYAEGDPAGDNAPKMMSIGMHCRLLGRPGRITALQRFLDHIAQHDKVWVARRIDIARHWKAVHPYPTTKA, encoded by the coding sequence ATGATCTACGACACCACCCAGGCCTACCCCCGCGACCTCATCGGCTACGGCAAGACCCCGCCGCATGCCCAGTGGCCCGGTGGCGCCCGCATTGCCGTGCAATTCGTTTTGAACTACGAAGAAGGCGGCGAAAACGCGGTGCTGCATGGCGATGCGGGCAGCGAGCAGTTCCTGTCCGAAATGTTCAACCCGGCCAGCTACCCCGAGCGGCACATGAGCATGGAGGGCATTTATGAATACGGCTCGCGTGCCGGTGTGTGGCGCATCCTGCGCGAGTTTGAAAAGCGCCAGCTGCCCCTCACGGTGTTTGGCGTGTCCACGGCCCTGCAGCGCCACCCCGACCTCACGGCGGCCTTTGTGGAGCTGGGCCATGAGATAGCCTGCCATGGCCTCAAGTGGATCCATTACCAGCACGTCCCCGAAGAGGTGGAGCGCGCCCACATGCAAGAGGCGATGGACATCATCCAACGCATGACGGGCGCAAGAGGAAGTTCGCAAGACCATGTACATGGTCTGGGCTGGTACACCGGCCGCGACAGCCCCAACACCCACCGCCTGGTGGCTGACTACGGCGGCTTTGAATACGACAGCGACTACTACGGCGACGACCTGCCCTTCTGGATGAAGGTGCGCAAGACCGACGGCAGCGTGGTGCCCCAGCTCATCGTGCCCTACACGCTGGACTGCAACGACATGCGGTTTGCGCTGCCCCAGGGCTACTCGCACGCCGACCCGTTCTTCCAGTACCTGAAGGACACTTTCGATGCGCTGTATGCCGAGGGTGACCCCGCCGGCGACAACGCGCCCAAGATGATGAGCATTGGCATGCACTGCCGTCTGCTGGGCCGCCCTGGCCGCATCACGGCGCTGCAGCGTTTTCTGGACCACATCGCACAGCACGACAAGGTGTGGGTGGCCCGCCGCATCGACATCGCGCGCCACTGGAAGGCCGTGCACCCCTACCCCACCACAAAGGCCTGA
- a CDS encoding ArgE/DapE family deacylase: MTTPNHHAALDAWIDQHFDEEVRFLQALVRVPTDTPPGNNAPHAERTAELLKDFGYEAEKHAVPTADVQAYGMESITNLIVRRPYGSGGKTIALNAHGDVVPPGEGWMHDPYGAEIVDGAMYGRATAVSKSDFASFTFAVRALEAVAKPAQGAVELHFTYDEEFGGELGPGWLLQKGLTKPDLMIAAGFSYEVVTAHNGCLQMEVTVHGKMAHAAVPHTGVDALQGAVHILNALYAQNDEYKKVTSKVEGIKHPYLNVGRIEGGTNTNVVPGKVMFKLDRRMIPEENPVEVEATIRRVIEQAAGERAGVSVEIKRLLLANAMTPLAGNQPLVDAIQKHAQAVIGEPVPAVGTPLYTDVRLYVERGIPGVIYGAGPRTVLESHAKRADERLQLEDLRRATKVIARALNDLLA, encoded by the coding sequence ATGACCACTCCGAACCACCACGCCGCGCTGGACGCCTGGATCGACCAGCACTTTGACGAAGAAGTGCGCTTTCTGCAGGCCCTGGTGCGCGTGCCCACCGACACGCCCCCGGGCAACAACGCGCCCCATGCCGAGCGCACCGCCGAGCTGCTGAAGGACTTTGGCTACGAGGCCGAAAAGCACGCCGTGCCCACCGCCGATGTGCAGGCCTACGGCATGGAGTCCATCACCAATCTCATCGTGCGCAGACCGTACGGTAGCGGCGGTAAGACCATCGCCCTGAACGCCCACGGCGACGTGGTGCCGCCCGGAGAAGGCTGGATGCACGACCCCTACGGTGCCGAGATCGTCGATGGCGCAATGTATGGCCGCGCCACCGCCGTGAGCAAGAGCGACTTTGCGAGCTTCACGTTCGCGGTGCGCGCGCTCGAAGCCGTGGCCAAGCCCGCCCAGGGCGCGGTAGAGCTGCACTTCACCTACGACGAAGAGTTTGGCGGCGAACTCGGCCCCGGCTGGCTGCTGCAAAAGGGACTGACCAAGCCGGACCTGATGATTGCCGCGGGCTTCAGCTATGAAGTGGTCACCGCCCACAACGGCTGCCTGCAGATGGAAGTGACGGTGCACGGCAAGATGGCCCATGCCGCCGTGCCCCACACCGGCGTGGACGCCCTGCAGGGCGCCGTGCACATCCTGAACGCGCTGTACGCACAGAACGACGAGTACAAGAAGGTCACGTCCAAGGTCGAGGGGATCAAGCACCCCTACCTGAACGTGGGTCGCATCGAAGGGGGAACCAACACCAACGTCGTACCCGGCAAGGTGATGTTCAAGCTCGACCGCCGCATGATCCCCGAGGAAAACCCGGTAGAGGTCGAAGCCACCATCCGCCGCGTGATTGAACAGGCCGCAGGTGAGCGCGCCGGTGTCAGCGTGGAGATCAAGCGCCTGCTGCTGGCCAACGCGATGACGCCGCTGGCCGGCAACCAACCGCTGGTGGACGCCATCCAGAAGCACGCACAAGCAGTGATCGGCGAACCAGTGCCTGCCGTGGGCACACCGCTGTACACCGACGTACGCCTGTATGTGGAGCGCGGCATCCCCGGCGTGATTTATGGCGCGGGCCCGCGCACGGTGCTGGAGTCGCATGCCAAGCGCGCCGACGAGCGCCTGCAGCTGGAAGACCTGCGCCGCGCGACCAAGGTGATTGCGCGTGCATTGAATGACCTGCTCGCCTGA